In Citrus sinensis cultivar Valencia sweet orange chromosome 2, DVS_A1.0, whole genome shotgun sequence, a single genomic region encodes these proteins:
- the LOC102616063 gene encoding protease Do-like 5, chloroplastic — translation MKALLSSLQTLPVSTASTDVNKTKSLDITRRSSIGFGSSVILSSVLVNFCSPSSTLPSFRSAIALQQKDELQLEEDRVVQLFQETSPSVVSIQDLELSKNPKSTSSELMLVDGEYAKVEGTGSGFVWDKFGHIVTNYHVVAKLATDTSGLHRCKVSLFDAKGNGFYREGKMVGCDPAYDLAVLKVDVEGFELKPVVLGTSHDLRVGQSCFAIGNPYGFEDTLTTGVVSGLGREIPSPNGRAIRGAIQTDAAINSGNSGGPLMNSFGHVIGVNTATFTRKGTGLSSGVNFAIPIDTVVRTVPYLIVYGTPYSNRF, via the exons ATGAAGGCGCTACTGAGTTCGCTTCAAACACTTCCAGTTTCAACTGCTTCAACTGATGTAAATAAGACTAAGAGCCTTGATATTACAAGAAGAAGTTCAATAGGTTTTGGTTCAAGCGTTATACTGTCTTCTGTTCTAGTCAATTTCTGCAGTCCAAGCTCAACATTGCCTTCATTCCGCTCTGCTATTGCCCTCCAACAGAAAGATGAACTTCAGTTAGAAGAAGATAGAGTTGTACAACTCTTCCAG GAAACTTCACCATCGGTTGTTTCTATTCAAGACCTTGAATTGTCTAAAAACCCAAAGAGCACTTCTAGTGAATTGATGCTTGTTGATGGTGAATATGCAAAAGTTGAAGGCACGGGTTCTGGCTTTGTTTGGGATAAATTTGGTCACATC GTCACTAATTATCATGTTGTAGCCAAATTGGCCACAGATACAAGTGGGTTGCATCGCTGTAAG GTTTCTCTATTTGATGCCAAAGGCAATGGCTTTTATAGGGAGGGCAAGATGGTTGGTTGTGATCCAGCTTATGATTTAGCTGTTCTGAAG GTAGATGTTGAAGGATTTGAATTGAAGCCGGTCGTTCTGGGTACATCGCATGATTTACGTGTAGGTCAGAGTTGCTTTGCAATTGGGAATCCTTATGGATTTGAAGACACACTTACGACAGGG GTTGTCAGTGGACTTGGCAGGGAGATACCATCACCAAATGGAAGAGCCATTCGAGGAGCTATCCAAACAGATGCTGCTATTAATTCAg GGAATTCGGGTGGGCCACTAATGAATTCATTTGGCCATGTTATAGGAGTTAACACAGCAACTTTTACCCGCAAAG GGACAGGGTTATCCTCCGGTGTGAATTTTGCCATACCAATTGACACTGTTGTGCGAACCGTGCCTTACCTTATTGTGTATGGAACACCCTATAGTAACAGGTTTTGA
- the LOC102615761 gene encoding uncharacterized protein LOC102615761 translates to MAKPPSYYDLEQIPLKANLKSRENPQRLYSFVVFLCSIFVYISIFYIFNLSPSTFLYNNKFWFFISNTLILIIAADYGAFSSSEGNKNDVYEEYVMHSQARSSVSSFVSQYQYISSSKNIINPRKEEAPAEDSPEVKKEVIVVSDQKEKLQENDYKPPQVVTDKTFGNPNESFQEKPVEARTYRRTKSDNKTKRSVLIDESKNSTNYILRRSETEVREEPAAADSCQEENEFSSMSNEELNRRVEEFIQKFNRQIRLQRAGKFHEI, encoded by the coding sequence ATGGCCAAGCCACCATCATATTATGATCTAGAGCAAATTCCTCTCAAGGCTAATTTAAAATCTAGAGAAAACCCTCAACGGCTTTATTCTTTCGTAGTGTTTCTCTGTTCCATCTTTGTCTATATCTCCATCTTTTATATCTTCAACCTTTCTCCCTCCACATTTTTGTACAACAAcaaattttggtttttcatCTCCAACACTCTCATTCTCATCATTGCTGCCGATTACGGCGCATTTTCTTCATCCgaaggaaataaaaatgatgtttATGAGGAGTATGTGATGCATAGCCAAGCAAGAAGTAGTGTTTCCTCATTTGTTTCTCAATATCAGTACATCTCTTccagtaaaaatattattaatcccAGAAAAGAGGAGGCTCCGGCCGAGGACTCGCCCGAGGTTAAAAAAGAAGTCATTGTTGTTAGtgatcaaaaagaaaaactccAAGAAAACGATTATAAACCCCCCCAAGTTGTAACCGACAAAACATTCGGAAATCCTAATGAAAGCTTCCAAGAGAAGCCGGTGGAAGCAAGGACATATCGCCGTACCAAGTCtgacaataaaacaaaaagatccGTGCTGATTGATGAGAGCAAGAACAGTACTAATTACATTTTACGTAGGTCGGAGACTGAAGTTAGAGAAGAGCCGGCAGCGGCAGACAGCTGCCAAGAAGAGAATGAGTTCTCTTCTATGTCGAACGAAGAACTAAACCGAAGAGTTGAGGAGTTTATTCAGAAGTTCAACAGACAAATTAGGCTTCAAAGAGCTGGAAAGTTCCATGAAATTTag
- the LOC102607685 gene encoding receptor like protein 29-like, with amino-acid sequence MEMDEDELLGLFEVMSSLIEDPGWARAHPEPCTETPWPGVECEIGEDDPSIFHVTKVHIGSDIITPACKISANISDALLKLPYLKTLSIFNCFVSSPVTLSPTLFGALSSLEHLALYSNPTLSGEIPSSLAEIADLRVLSLSQNNLQGNIPKELGRLVNLEQLDLSYNNLSGEIPDEIGGMISLTVLDLSWNGLQGQVPPSLGTLQLLQKIDLGSNKLVGSIPPAIGKLSRLVLLDLSQNCINGPIPETLSGLQQLQYLIVYHNPINSRIPLFLGTLQNLTSISVSECGLTGPIPNFFSSLNTLTALSLDNNNLSGTVPPSLGSLPNSMLDQLNLSHNQLSGELQFPEEFIERLGERLDVRGNDKLCTSNKLYLNKNISIYLEIPPCLGTKENGGNGTVQEHPDNSSRYHGKISSNAAQWLNPLEVLSFIYYNFAFCWIFIL; translated from the coding sequence ATGGAGATGGATGAAGATGAACTTTTGGGTCTTTTTGAAGTTATGAGTTCACTTATAGAGGATCCCGGCTGGGCCAGAGCGCACCCTGAGCCATGCACTGAAACTCCATGGCCTGGTGTTGAATGTGAGATTGGTGAAGATGATCcatctatttttcatgtaACAAAAGTTCACATTGGCTCTGATATTATTACCCCAGCTTGCAAAATTTCTGCTAATATTTCAGATGCTTTGCTTAAGCTTCCTTACCTAAAAACCCTCTCCATTTTCAACTGTTTTGTGTCATCTCCAGTCACTCTTTCTCCAACTCTTTTTGGCGCTTTATCTTCATTAGAACATCTAGCTCTTTACTCTAATCCAACACTCTCCGGGGAGATTCCTTCAAGTTTAGCTGAGATTGCTGACCTCAGGGTTTTGAGTCTCTCACAGAATAATCTTCAAGGGAACATTCCCAAAGAGCTTGGTAGGTTGGTCAATTTGGAGCAACTTGACTTGAGTTACAACAACTTAAGTGGTGAAATCCCTGATGAAATTGGAGGCATGATAAGTCTGACCGTCTTGGATTTAAGCTGGAATGGCCTTCAAGGGCAGGTGCCTCCTTCTCTGGGTACTCTCCAGCTTCTTCAGAAGATTGACTTGGGTTCTAACAAGCTTGTTGGAAGCATACCTCCAGCTATAGGGAAGCTAAGCAGGTTAGTTTTGCTTGACTTGAGCCAAAATTGCATCAACGGTCCAATCCCTGAAACTCTCTCAGGTTTACAACAGTTACAGTACTTAATAGTTTATCACAACCCGATAAATTCTAGGATACCGTTGTTTCTTGGGACGCTTCAAAATCTCACATCAATCAGCGTCTCTGAATGTGGGCTCACTGGCCCAATTCCCAATTTCTTCTCTTCATTGAATACTCTCACTGCTCTGTCTCTTGACAACAATAACCTTAGTGGGACAGTTCCTCCAAGTTTAGGGTCACTTCCGAATTCAATGCTAGACCAACTGAATTTGAGCCACAATCAGCTAAGTGGAGAGCTACAATTTCCCGAAGAGTTCATCGAGAGGCTTGGAGAGCGGCTGGATGTCAGAGGAAATGATAAGCTGTGCACAAGTAACAAGCTATACTTGAATAAAAACATTTCTATCTATCTAGAAATTCCTCCTTGTTTGGGCACAAAAGAAAACGGTGGCAACGGAACTGTTCAAGAACACCCAGATAATTCATCTCGGTACCATGGCAAGATAAGTTCAAATGCTGCTCAATGGCTGAATCCGCTAGAAGTTCTTTCTTTCATCTACTAtaattttgctttttgttggattttcattttgtaa
- the LOC102615457 gene encoding protein DETOXIFICATION 40-like isoform X1, with product MESPVEAAQYQPIIESEATDASRRLENVLSDTNLSCFKRLQIASWLELKLLVRLAAPAVFVYLINNLMSLSTRVFCGHLGNLELAAASLGNSGIQLFAYGLMLGMGSAVETLCGQAYGAGRYEMLGVYMQRATFVLLATGVPVMMVYIFCKPMLILLGESTAVASAAALFVYGLIPQIFAYAVNFPIQKFLQAQSIVLPSAYISAATLVLHLLLSWLVVYKFGAGLIGASLVLSLSWYIIVGAQFAYILMSDKCKHTWTGFSVQAFSGICEFLKLSGSSAVMLCLETWYFQILVLIAGLLDNPELALDSLSVCMAVSGLLFMVSVGFNAAASVRVSNELGAGNPKAAAFSVVVVTSISFIISVVFAVIVLALRHVISYAFTSGEVVANAVSELCPLLALTLLLNGVQPVLSGVAVGCGWQAFVAYVNIACYYIVGIPLGCLLGFKFNFGAKGIWSGMIGGTAMQTIILLWVTIRTDWKKEVEKAKMRLDKWEDKQQPLLKN from the exons ATGGAGTCTCCAGTAGAAGCAGCCCAATACCAACCAATTATAGAATCCGAAGCTACAGATGCAAGCCGTAGACTTGAAAATGTGTTGTCCGACACCAACTTGTCGTGTTTCAAGCGGCTGCAGATTGCCTCTTGGCTCGAACTGAAGCTCCTCGTCCGTCTTGCTGCACCAGCCGTCTTTGTTTACCTCATCAACAACCTCATGTCACTCTCAACTCGCGTCTTCTGCGGCCATCTCGGCAACCTCGAGCTCGCTGCCGCATCTCTTGGCAACAGCGGCATCCAACTCTTCGCCTACGGCCTCATGCTCGGCATGGGGAGTGCAGTTGAGACGCTATGTGGCCAGGCCTATGGCGCCGGCAGATACGAGATGCTAGGCGTATACATGCAAAGAGCAACATTTGTTCTACTGGCTACAGGGGTGCCAGTGATGATGGTTTACATTTTTTGTAAGCCAATGTTGATCTTACTTGGTGAATCAACGGCTGTGGCGTCCGCGGCTGCACTGTTTGTTTACGGCCTGATCCCACAAATCTTTGCTTACGCTGTGAACTTCCCAATACAAAAGTTCCTCCAAGCACAGAGCATTGTGCTTCCGAGTGCTTACATATCAGCTGCTACTCTTGTGTTGCACCTCTTGCTAAGCTGGCTGGTGGTTTACAAATTTGGTGCGGGGTTGATTGGTGCATCCTTGGTGCTAAGTTTGTCGTGGTATATTATAGTTGGGGCCCAGTTTGCTTACATCTTGATGAGCGATAAATGTAAGCACACGTGGACTGGGTTTAGTGTGCAGGCATTTTCCGGGATCTGTGAATTCCTGAAACTGTCGGGATCGTCGGCGGTGATGCTCTGCTTGGAGACATGGTATTTTCAGATACTTGTTTTGATAGCAGGGTTGCTCGATAATCCTGAGCTTGCCTTGGACTCTCTTTCTGTTTG TATGGCTGTGTCTGGGTTGTTGTTCATGGTTTCAGTTGGGTTCAATGCAGCCGCAAG TGTGAGGGTGAGCAATGAGCTTGGAGCTGGGAACCCCAAGGCAGCAGCATTTTCGGTTGTAGTGGTGACTTCAATCTCTTTCATAATTTCTGTAGTCTTTGCCGTCATAGTGCTGGCTCTTCGCCACGTCATCAGCTATGCCTTCACCAGTGGTGAGGTCGTGGCCAATGCAGTTTCAGAGCTATGTCCACTCTTGGCTCTCACTCTTCTCCTCAATGGTGTTCAACCTGTGTTATCAG GGGTGGCTGTTGGATGTGGATGGCAAGCTTTCGTGGCATATGTAAATATTGCATGTTATTACATTGTTGGAATTCCATTGGGCTGTCTTCTTGGTTTCAAGTTCAACTTTGGCGCTAAG GGTATATGGTCTGGGATGATCGGAGGTACCGCTATGCAGACCATTATTTTACTGTGGGTAACAATTCGTACCGACTGGAAGAAAGAG GTGGAGAAAGCAAAGATGCGATTGGATAAATGGGAAGACAAGCAGCAACCTCTTCTGAagaattga
- the LOC102615457 gene encoding protein DETOXIFICATION 40-like isoform X2 yields the protein MESPVEAAQYQPIIESEATDASRRLENVLSDTNLSCFKRLQIASWLELKLLVRLAAPAVFVYLINNLMSLSTRVFCGHLGNLELAAASLGNSGIQLFAYGLMLGMGSAVETLCGQAYGAGRYEMLGVYMQRATFVLLATGVPVMMVYIFCKPMLILLGESTAVASAAALFVYGLIPQIFAYAVNFPIQKFLQAQSIVLPSAYISAATLVLHLLLSWLVVYKFGAGLIGASLVLSLSWYIIVGAQFAYILMSDKCKHTWTGFSVQAFSGICEFLKLSGSSAVMLCLETWYFQILVLIAGLLDNPELALDSLSVCMAVSGLLFMVSVGFNAAASVRVSNELGAGNPKAAAFSVVVVTSISFIISVVFAVIVLALRHVISYAFTSGEVVANAVSELCPLLALTLLLNGVQPVLSGVAVGCGWQAFVAYVNIACYYIVGIPLGCLLGFKFNFGAKGIWSGMIGGTAMQTIILLWVTIRTDWKKERQAFTFPRQVVVSLLPRPG from the exons ATGGAGTCTCCAGTAGAAGCAGCCCAATACCAACCAATTATAGAATCCGAAGCTACAGATGCAAGCCGTAGACTTGAAAATGTGTTGTCCGACACCAACTTGTCGTGTTTCAAGCGGCTGCAGATTGCCTCTTGGCTCGAACTGAAGCTCCTCGTCCGTCTTGCTGCACCAGCCGTCTTTGTTTACCTCATCAACAACCTCATGTCACTCTCAACTCGCGTCTTCTGCGGCCATCTCGGCAACCTCGAGCTCGCTGCCGCATCTCTTGGCAACAGCGGCATCCAACTCTTCGCCTACGGCCTCATGCTCGGCATGGGGAGTGCAGTTGAGACGCTATGTGGCCAGGCCTATGGCGCCGGCAGATACGAGATGCTAGGCGTATACATGCAAAGAGCAACATTTGTTCTACTGGCTACAGGGGTGCCAGTGATGATGGTTTACATTTTTTGTAAGCCAATGTTGATCTTACTTGGTGAATCAACGGCTGTGGCGTCCGCGGCTGCACTGTTTGTTTACGGCCTGATCCCACAAATCTTTGCTTACGCTGTGAACTTCCCAATACAAAAGTTCCTCCAAGCACAGAGCATTGTGCTTCCGAGTGCTTACATATCAGCTGCTACTCTTGTGTTGCACCTCTTGCTAAGCTGGCTGGTGGTTTACAAATTTGGTGCGGGGTTGATTGGTGCATCCTTGGTGCTAAGTTTGTCGTGGTATATTATAGTTGGGGCCCAGTTTGCTTACATCTTGATGAGCGATAAATGTAAGCACACGTGGACTGGGTTTAGTGTGCAGGCATTTTCCGGGATCTGTGAATTCCTGAAACTGTCGGGATCGTCGGCGGTGATGCTCTGCTTGGAGACATGGTATTTTCAGATACTTGTTTTGATAGCAGGGTTGCTCGATAATCCTGAGCTTGCCTTGGACTCTCTTTCTGTTTG TATGGCTGTGTCTGGGTTGTTGTTCATGGTTTCAGTTGGGTTCAATGCAGCCGCAAG TGTGAGGGTGAGCAATGAGCTTGGAGCTGGGAACCCCAAGGCAGCAGCATTTTCGGTTGTAGTGGTGACTTCAATCTCTTTCATAATTTCTGTAGTCTTTGCCGTCATAGTGCTGGCTCTTCGCCACGTCATCAGCTATGCCTTCACCAGTGGTGAGGTCGTGGCCAATGCAGTTTCAGAGCTATGTCCACTCTTGGCTCTCACTCTTCTCCTCAATGGTGTTCAACCTGTGTTATCAG GGGTGGCTGTTGGATGTGGATGGCAAGCTTTCGTGGCATATGTAAATATTGCATGTTATTACATTGTTGGAATTCCATTGGGCTGTCTTCTTGGTTTCAAGTTCAACTTTGGCGCTAAG GGTATATGGTCTGGGATGATCGGAGGTACCGCTATGCAGACCATTATTTTACTGTGGGTAACAATTCGTACCGACTGGAAGAAAGAG CGTCAAGCATTTACATTTCCAAGACAAGTAGTTGTCTCTCTACTCCCTCGGCCGGGCTAA
- the LOC102615183 gene encoding heat shock 70 kDa protein 16 produces MSVVGFDIGNENCVIAAVKQGGMLDVLLNDESKRETPTVVSFSEKQRFLGSAGAASAMMNPKSTISQVKRLLGRKFREDDVQKDLKLFPFETCESHDGGILIMLEYLGETHKFTPVQILGMLLSNLKQITEKNIKIPISNCVIGVPCYLTDVQRRAYLDAATIAGLKPLRLMHDCTATALGYGIYKTDFSNVGPTYVVFVDIGHCDTQVCVASYENGHMKILSHAFDESLGGRDFDEVLSSYFAAQFKQQYDIDVYTNVKASIRLRASCEKLKKVLSANAEAPLNIECLMNEKDVKGFIRREEFEKLSSSLLERMRIPCQKALAGSGLNVEKIHSVELVGSGSRIPAISRMLNSLFNREPGRTINASECVARGCALQCAMLSPQYCVREFEVQDSFPFSIGFSSEKGPICTFSNGVLLPKGQPFPSVKILTLHRSNGFQLQAFYADQNELPSVVSPQISSFMIGPFQTSHAETARVKVRVHLDLDGVVRVQSASLIEEFVDDSVRRESRDAHLTLEEDAKSDHTPATAIDPEINRKGKVLKRLEIPVNENVNGGMTKTELSEAVEKEHQLVQQDLKMERTKDRKNALESYVYEMRDKISNIYRSFATESEREGISRNLRDTEEWLYEDGDDESENVYAERLEDLKKLVDPIEGRYKDEEARAQATGALLKCAMDYRKVVEAHSLPSKVRDAVIDECSKAEEWLREKVTQQDSLPKDADPILWSTEIKRKSEALDLTCKCIMRSNPSVPIRDDANDSDRKRKSDHMELD; encoded by the exons ATGAGTGTGGTGGGGTTCGATATTGGAAATGAGAATTGTGTGATTGCGGCTGTGAAGCAAGGTGGAATGTTGGATGTTTTGTTGAACGATGAATCCAAACGTGAGACCCCAACTGTGGTGTCATTTAGCGAGAAGCAGAGGTTCCTGGGATCGGCTGGAGCTGCTTCTGCGATGATGAACCCGAAATCAACAATTTCTCAGGTTAAGAGACTGCTTGGTCGGAAATTTAGGGAAGATGATGTGCAAAAGGACCTTAAGTTGTTTCCATTTGAAACCTGTGAAAGTCATGATGGTGGAATTTTGATTATGTTAGAGTACTTGGGGGAAACTCATAAGTTTACACCAGTTCAGATACTGGGAATGTTGCTTTCCAATTTGAAGCAGATAACTGagaagaatataaaaattccCATCTCAAACTGTGTGATTGGGGTTCCTTGTTACCTCACAGATGTTCAGAGACGTGCTTATTTGGATGCAGCAACAATTGCTGGCTTGAAGCCATTgagattgatgcatgattGTACTGCCACTGCTCTAGGATATGGTATATACAAGACTGATTTTTCCAATGTGGGTCCAACTTATGTTGTTTTTGTGGACATAGGTCATTGTGACACACAGGTCTGCGTTGCATCGTATGAAAATGGACACATGAAGATACTTTCTCATGCATTTGATGAGAGCTTGGGAGGGAGAGACTTCGATGAGGTTTTGTCTAGTTATTTTGCAGCACAGTTCAAGCAGCAGTATGATATTGATGTTTATACAAATGTTAAGGCATCTATTAGGCTGAGGGCATCATGCGAGAAACTGAAGAAGGTCTTGAGTGCAAACGCCGAGGCTCCACTTAATATAGAGTGCTTGATGAATGAGAAAGATGTCAAGGGTTTTATTAGGAGGGAAGAATTTGAGAAGCTGTCATCAAGTCTTCTGGAGAGGATGAGAATTCCTTGTCAGAAGGCTTTGGCTGGTTCTGGTCTCAATGTGGAGAAAATTCATTCAGTTGAGCTGGTTGGTTCAGGTTCTCGGATACCTGCTATTTCAAGGATGTTAAATTCTCTCTTCAATAGAGAGCCTGGCCGGACAATAAATGCAAGTGAGTGTGTTGCTCGTGGTTGTGCTCTTCAGTGCGCAATGCTCAGTCCACAATATTGTGTTAGAGAGTTTGAG GTTCAAGATTCCTTTCCTTTCTCCATTGGATTCTCATCTGAGAAAGGTCCAATTTGTACATTTTCAAATGGCGTGCTTCTTCCTAAAGGCCAACCATTTCCAAGTGTTAAGATTCTTACATTGCATAGAAGTAATGGTTTCCAACTGCAAGCATTCTATGCTGATCAGAATGAATTACCATCTGTTGTATCTCCTCAAATTAGTAGTTTTATG ATTGGGCCTTTCCAAACTTCCCATGCGGAAACAGCAAGAGTCAAAGTCAGAGTACATCTAGACCTTGATGGGGTTGTGAGAGTACAGTCAGCTTCA TTAATTGAAGAATTCGTGGACGATTCTGTGAGAAGGGAATCCAGGGATGCTCATTTGACTTTAGAAGAAGATGCCAAATCTGATCATACACCTGCTACAGCAATTGATCCTGAA ATAAATAGAAAGGGCAAGGTCCTCAAAAGGCTGGAAATTCCAGTTAATGAGAATGTCAATGGTGGAATGACAAAGACTGAGCTTTCTGAAGCTGTTGAGAAAGAACATCAGTTGGTGCAGCAGGACTTGAAGATGGAGCGAACCAAAGATAGGAAAAATGCCTTGGAGTCCTACGTCTATGAGATGCGGGATAAG ATTTCAAATATATACCGGAGTTTTGCCACTGAGTCAGAGAGAGAAGGAATCTCTAGAAATCTTCGAGACACTGAGGAGTGGCTCTATGAAGATGGAGATGACGAATCTGAAAATGTCTATGCAGAGAGGCTGGAGGATCTTAAAAAG CTTGTTGATCCAATTGAAGGTCGATACAAAGATGAAGAAGCCAGAGCTCAAGCTACTGGTGCTCTGCTAAAATGTGCAATGGACTACCGGAAGGTTGTCGAAGCACATTCACTTCCATCCAAAGTGAGAGATGCG GTCATTGATGAGTGCAGTAAAGCAGAGGAATGGCTGCGAGAAAAAGTCACACAGCAGGACTCATTACCCAAAGATGCTGATCCAATATTATGGTCGACTGAAATCAAGAGAAAATCAGAGGCTCTTGACTT GACATGCAAGTGCATAATGAGATCCAACCCATCTGTCCCGATAAGAGATGATGCAAATGACTCGGACCGGAAAAGAAAATCAGATCACATGGAGTTGGATTAG
- the LOC102607395 gene encoding uncharacterized protein LOC102607395: MTILRRNCGYSKIDKEDPEEVSRRRAQFLIYKVLVQADSRRKPSFIRIRLCKLKIKIGKRLRKLRKSMLVSISAARIAFYKQLITQLTTWKRFFGQGETIASLPPLFN, from the coding sequence ATGACTATTTTGAGGAGAAACTGTGGATACTCAAAGATTGACAAGGAAGATCCTGAAGAGGTGAGTCGTCGGCGGGCGCAGTTTTTGATCTACAAAGTGCTCGTGCAAGCTGATTCTAGAAGAAAGCCATCGTTTATTCGGATCAGATTATGCAAGCTCAAGATCAAGATAGGAAAGAGATTGAGGAAGTTGAGAAAAAGCATGTTAGTAAGCATATCTGCTGCCAGAATCGCTTTTTACAAGCAACTTATCACTCAGTTGACTACTTGGAAGCGCTTTTTCGGCCAGGGAGAGACCATTGCTAGTCTTCCTCCTTTGTTCAATTGA